AGGCGCTTCCTGGCCTTTTCGATCTCGTGGATGTTGCGGCCACCTTCGCCAATCTGGTCGAGCAGGTCCTTAACTTCGTCAGCGAGGTTCTTGTTCTCGCGGCGGACAGCCTCGAGCTGTTCCTGGCCTTCCTCGTAGGCACCCTTGAGACGGAACAATTCGGTGGAGTAGTTGCGGCATTCCTTCTGGCTGGCGTCGAGCTCGGCGGCGAGGTCGTCGACCTTGAGCTTCCATTCTCCAATGATCTTGTCGAAGGCCTTCTGCTTCTTCTCGGCAGCGTTGGCGATGGCGGTGGCACGGTCGACCTCGAGCTGCAGGTCCTCGACCTCGGTGGCGAGGCGCTGCTTGGTCTTCTCGAGGGCAACGACCTTCTGGTTGAGGGACTCAATGGTCTCCTCGGCCTCGGCGAGGCGGGCCTGGAGCTTGCGCTTGGCCTCCTCGAGCTCCTCGGAGCGGGCAACACCCTCGGACTCGTACTTGGAGCGCCAGATCTGGCCCTCGGCGTTGGCCTTGGAAAGCTGGCGCTGAAGATCAGCCTTGCCCTCGGCCTCCTCCTCGACCTGTTCGCGGATGTTGTCCAGGTCGTGCTCGAGGTTGCGGAACTTGCCCAGAAGGGTGGCGCGTTCCTGTTAACAAGAAAACACATTAATTAGCTTCTATGTCGGTAAGCCTTGTTAAGTGCATCATTAGACCAAGTAAGTCTCAGCTTGATACTAAAACGCACCAATATGGCAATATCTAACAATGTGTCGTTTGAGTTATCTTTGTTGTTGTTTTCTTTTAGATGAACCATGTTATATTGTATACTAACCCTGGCCTCCTCGTCGGCGAGCCTCTTGGTATCCTCCAGCTGAGTGGTGAGCGACACCTTGATCTTGGACAGCTGCGACACCTGGGACTCGGCCTCCTCCAGTTGGCGGAGCAGGTCTGAGTTCTCGATGGACATCTTCTTCTTGGCGGCATCCAGGTCGTTGAGGGTGCGGTTGGCCTCGTCAGCCTTGTTTTGGACTTCGTTGAGCTGGTGCTGGAGCTGCTTGGCGATCTTCTCCTGGGCAGCCTAttaggaaataaataattgttagaCGAAGGTATTTTCACGGTTTAGTTGAAAGTTTAATGGTTTGaattcttttaatatttaaattttggtGATGCAGGCTGATATTCGTTTTAGCGTGTATTTAACAGATCATGACTGTGTTAAAAACAAacggtattatttattatgagaaGAAAAATATTGCAGAGAAATATTgaattatacatacataggttggtgcaaatgtttacatttataaaacttCTGATACATTGTTACGGTAAGCACCACGACTATTTTTaacttacataatattaggcacattatatgttatttaattatattattcaatAATTAGTTGTTGaaaggttttatttaatgttactaATGTTAGAAGATAATTAGAATAGGGATTAATCAGTTTAAAAATCattcaaaaaagttttttacattttagctGTAGTTTAGTTTCACGTTACAGCGCTCATAGCTTTTTTGCGTTTAGTAAAACTATATTAGGTATGTTAAATTGGGCGTGTGTAGTGTCTGGTCCCAAGCACACAAGTTGTTTAAGTTCTTATATACAGCTACTATCCTAGGATAAGCATTATAAGGGCTGTATAAATCTTTATAAAGCTCTTGTGCGACTTGGGTTGCAACTCCATCTAACTGGCGAAAGCGAAGCGAAGTCCTGCTGATGCCAAAACAATTTATACCTTTTCGTTGGACACGTGGTCGAGACCAGCGCGGAGGTCATTGACTTCGCTAAAGTACTGAGAACGTTCCTTCTCAGCCCTGGATGGATTAGAAACACGATTAATATCACCTAATTGGTATGTGTTTGTGTTGTGGGCATTGAGTGGGCCGTGGTTCTTTCACGTTTAGGGAACATGCGGGGGAACTCGGTACACATGCCTCGTGGATGACATGTTACCTTTTCACGGGCCACCTGATCGACGGCAGCGCGTGTGTTGTTTAGCTCCGAGTAGCAAGACGCGCGGTCATGATCAGCCCTGAATTAGCAGTACAATTGAGTATCCCAAGCTTTCAAGTCCCAGTTCAAATTTAAAGGTTCAATACAAAATTACATTTCCTTTGCATATTAAAAGtgtatttataaacattatGCTGATGTTTATAAGATTTGCCACGTAGGAGTGCTATAAATATTCAGCATCGAGTGCCTCTTGctgtaactatttttatttcgcCAATTgcgtttacttatttttacgaTCTATGAAATCAGGATATTTGATTATAAAAAAAGcacgtacatacatacttagctTACAATAATCTAGAGCATAAAAATTGTGTTTTCATTGCTCTAGTAGAAAAGGATATAATATAACGTATAATACTCACTTGGCCTTGAGCTTGTTGAGCTGGTCGAGCTGCTCACCCATCTCGGCGACGGAATCGTTGTGCTTCTTGCGCAGGTTGGCGAGGGTGGACTCGTGCTGGATGTTGGCCTCCTCCAGGTCGCGGCGCAGCTTGCTGAGTTCAGCCTCGCGCTTCTTGTTAAGCTCGATCTGGGCAGAGGTAGCACCACCGGCCTCCTCAAGGCGCTCGCCGAGCTCCTCGAGTTCACGAGCGAGGTCAGCGCGCTGCTTCTCAGCCTTGGCGCGAGCCTGGCGCTCAGACTCGACTTCCTCCTCGAGCTCCTCGATGCGAGCCTGCAGTTCCTTGATCTGCTTCTGCAGCTTGCTGACAAGGGACTGTTCATCCTCGAGCTTAGCGGTCAGGGAGGAGATCTCCTTGTCCTTGCGCTGGATGGTCTGCTCCAGCTCCTTCTTGTTGCGTTCGAGGTCGGCGACGGCTTCCTGGGTCAGCTTGAGGTCGCCCTCAACCTTCCTCCTCTGCTTCTCAACATCACCGCGCAGCTTCTTCTCGCGCTCCAGAGAGTCCTCCAGCTCGTCGAGAGTCTGCTCGAGCTTCTGCTTGACCTTGTTGAGGTGGTTGACCTTATCCTCGGCGGCCTGGAGTTCCTCACCAGTCTTCTGGTTGGACTCGCCCTGCATCTTCTTCTCCTTGTTGAGCTTGTTGATGAGCTCATCTTGGTGGGCGATCTCATCGTTCAAGTTGCGGATCTGGTGGTCCTTGGTGGCCTTGTCCTGCTCGGATTTCTGGACGGCCAGCTCGAGATCCTCGACGTCCTTCTTGAGGCCAGAGACCTCCTGTTCCAACTTCTTCTTGTTCTGGAACAGCTGGTTGCGGGCGTCCTCCTCCTGGGTCAGGCGGTCCTGGGTGTCCTACGGTCACAACAGCTCGAATCAGTATACGGTATTCAGTATTCAAGTATATAAAACTAGGCATCGAAAAAATAAACAGTTGGCTTTTAATTGCTTTCGCAATTCCTCTAAACACGTCTGGCTTCTGTCTATCGGCAAATAATAGCAATTAATGATTTGCAATAAAATCGTGCAACCCGCAGACgtgcaatttatttttaactcttCAAGCTGCTTTTAGTGTAAACATAACGGTGTTTATTTAAAGAAATACTCTAGCAAACGAAGCATTGCTTTGCAACAGTGTTACGGCTACATATTTGGCTTGTAACGGGATGTCTTCTAAGTAACTAATGTCCGGTATGTTTACTCGCCGCAGGAATCTCAGCtaattaattaaactaattaggtacattatttatttagcgCCAGAGTATTCGCGACCCAAATTGCTCATTGCTATTTCAAGATGACGCATCATTACCgggataaaaaatatgttacaaaTTTTACGATTATTATCCGCCTGGATATGCCACATGTTAATAACTGAAGGGTATAAGGAGGAATTTAGCAAGCCACTAGTAGATGATGGTTCACAACTTTTTTTGCACTATCGTTTGAGGTACCAAAACAATTTACGACTATGTATGAAGATTTTCTGTTTCTCTCTTGAcgattcataataataaaagtagattcattatcacaaaagtgactacatgatttttttttattactataccTACTCTTAATTATGGggcttaaaattattattttactaagttTTGCTAATTCGACTATTATGACTAATATGCCTTGTTTCTATACTTTCTATTATGACGCTGTGAAGTTTTCATTTTTCTAGAGGATATCaatataaatagtttttattattgtttgagTAATGTACATGATCTGTGCTATACTATCacataactaataaataattaacacttaCCCTAAGCTGGGACTCCATGTCGGACTTCTGGGCCTGGAGCTTGGCGGCGCGCTCCTGGACTTCGGACAGCGAGCCCTTCTCGCCCTCGAGCGAGCCGAGCAGAGCGGTCTTCTCCTCCAGCAGCTTGGCGTTGAGGACCTCCAACTCCTTGCGAAGTTTCTCCTCCTTCTCCAGAGCCTCGATCGCCTTGTTGGCCTTCTCTTCCAGTTTCTGCAATTCAACCACACTTTTATCCACACCATCCCATTCCGAAACGTGTATCGttgccattttatttaattttattgatcaCATCAATTGATTGGATAGGGAATGTCGGTTCGTTCGTTAGGGGAGTTAGGCGCGCGCCCAGCCGACCGCTCGACTGAACGGGGCGCTGGAGTTTTCCAGCGGGCGATAGCCGCCCACGCGCATGATTACTTAGCTAGGTGAGTGGGGCGATAGGGGGGGATTCCAGAAATGGCTGCGGCAGGTGCGGTGTCACGTAACCGGCAGGTGGGTGCGGTTAGCTATTTACGTGCTTGATTCACGCCgctaaatttgattatttattggGTCAGAGTGCTCCATCATATTAATGCGTTGAGTGATGCTTACCGCGATCTCATCCTCGATGCGGCTGACGTTGAGGAGGGGCTTGACCTTCTGCCACAACTTCCACCAGGGCCAGGTACGGAGTTGCAGGTACTTGCGCAAGTTGCGCTGGACAACTTGGAGGGCGACCCTAGTGGTAGAAAACTTAACTTAGCATATCTTtatgaataatataatttaatttacataatGAAGTCGGATATTTGCAATTATGATATAACTAAGGTTGAAGGTAAGGTAAGGCTTTatgaaggttgactggtagagaatgcctcatagcattaagtccgccttttgtgcgattgtattttcttttgtgcaataaagattaaataaataatttaataacaaaatttcaaaagatAATAActaagaaaaaacattttaaaaaaatattaaagatttGGAATGCCAAATATCGATTTCATTACTATACCTAATTGAATTTAATATATGTAACTGTCCAGAATAaataagtgttattttatttcaggtaatGATCCCGCTTTAGTAAAAGTAACAGTGTAAGTGTGCGATGTTATTAAAGAAACTGTATAAGGTAAGATATCATACCTCTGTTCCTGCAGCTTCTTGTACTCCTTGCGGGACAGGTAACCGCGAATGTAGGCCTGGAGCCAAGACACAATCTTGGACAGCCTATCGTCACGCATCTCTTCCATCTGACCCAGGACACCAGCGCGGAAGAACACCTGGATATATAGCTAAGTCAGAACAAATCCAGACGCCCGACTTGTAGAGTTAGTAACTGGTAACATctagttttaatatatttaaaactatttctacacattatttgTGTCAGAAATAtgaacataatatttttaaatgatatatTTTTCTACATCTAATGTTAGTGGGGAATTTGCGTGAGTAATCTCGAAAAAAAACGGAGACTTTTTGAAGCGGCATGACATGGAAACATAAAAAATCGACACATAGACAACACGAGGTACAGACGATACAGACAGTAAAAGAATAAGAGGAGTTAATATCGGAATGTGTATGTGTATCCGTTACTCATGTACTACGTCTACCTTTGTTTTTCCAAGTCTGAAAGATTCCGAGTCCAAACCGGTTGTCTCGAGAATTTTCTCGGCGGCTTTCTCTGGCGACATTCCGTCTTTGACCAACCCCGGGCACAGAATTTTGTATCTGCGTTTGAGGagcatacaaaaatataacagtgtgtgtgtatgtatgtgtatgtacagGTAGAAAGGATAGGGGAAAATCCAAACAGGAGCCTTGTCACTTGGGCCCTTTGAAGCGGCTTAGTCTACTGGACAAATTACTGTACCAATTGTAAATGGTGGTCGTAATTTGCCTGAAGTATTGATAACTTGCAATTGGCTTTCTCACAGCTAACTACGCAACCGAATGAACATGCCTTGGTGTGACCGAGACGGTACGATTCGACATCCAAGCCTGTGGCGTCCAGGATGACTTGGGCGATCTTCTTAGGATCGGTTTCCTTGTCCACAGCTTGAGGGGCCAGGATCTTGTAACTACATTATCAAAATATTTCCACACAATGAGGGAGAGTCACAATAAATAGTTCTAAAGACGTGCTAGGCACATAAGGAGAGGGTGGAACAAAATGTGGGACATACTGTAAAAAACATTGATATGTTAACCACACTGCATACGATTAGGGGTATGGACTGCAATTAAGATTAATAACATGTATCCCAGGAACCTTCTATGACATAATGACCTAGAAATAACAATGGGTCAACAAAAAGGGTTCAACATTAACTCTATTCTTTAGAGTTTAACAATTTCTACTTCTCCATGCTAAAACCATTCTGGACCCCATTATAATTCTTGCCTTGGTGTGACCGATACGATAGCTCTCAGGGTCGAGTTCGACAGACTCCAGACACTTCCTAGCTGCTTCTTTAGGATCTTTTTCGTTGGTCATGATGGCTGGCGCCAGAATCATGTAACTGTTTGTCGAACatcaattatttaataaatagagTCCCTCCAACTACTCTGTATGTGACAcgtcattaaaataatttgtcGTTATATAAAACAGCTTATTAATAATCTATGATATTTCAGCAAGTGTTACTCATAGCTATGAACTATGTAAATTTGACTGATGATGTCAGCAAGTCAGCGGTAAAACCAGAATAGTTGCTCCAGAAAATACCAGcgctaaaaaaaagttttgactaaccacatataaaaataaacataacccTCTATAATCAaaacagagacataaaataCTAAAGTTATAGTTGTAATTTGAATTCTTGAATTATTTTTGATATTGATGTTGGGATCTTACCGGAGCTTGAAGTCAGGGTAGACCATCCTGTTGGGGAAACCTTTACGGCAAATACGGATGCCTTCCAACACACCGTTACAGGTCAGCTGGTGCATGACAAGGTGGGAGTCGATGAGACCTGGCGAGCGAATACACGCACACGGATAAGAGGAAATTACAGAAAATAGAAAGCCTTCGCTATTAAtgtgtattaattaatttaaaaaaacaggtATGTAGATTTTAAaccaattacttatttttttacttatccTTATAGTTGTAATAGAGTAGAGATAGAAAAGTCTCAATTTACTTTACTAAAGACaaatagtaaaattttaaaacgagtGAAAGGGAAAAGAAGATAAAGTGATATTGGTCACTTTACTAACACAAATATATTTAGCACAATTATTACTCACCAGGCTGTTTCAACTCGTTGGGGATGATACAACGTACGAAGTGAGGTTGGGTGGACCTCAGAGTTGTCATCAGGTTGTTAAGTTGTTCCTGTATGGATTAACAAAATTAGTATGCACAATTGTGATTTTGTATAGTATTTACAACAGCATTTTTCATGTTTGTCTAAATCCAATACAACTGATTATTTACCCAGAACATTTCTTAGTTTTGTCTAATAGAAATGTCTGCAAACAACATAAAAAGCGACACTCGATGATACATGAATATTGACGTAGATTTGACATGTAATGACGTGACGATGTgaataaacacacacacacacaaaactaaagttatgaTTCCTAATAAACACACACTAACACACAAAGCTATTAGACCCAGCAGCGTCGTACAGTACGTTCCTGGGGACGTTATGCGCTGTGCGTGTAATTTTTCCACAGTGCATTGATCTACACTATAACACCATAGTGCATGTAAAATATTACAACCTCTAAAAACATAAAACAGGTAATTTTCATGTTACCTTTAATATTACGTCTATGAAATGTTACTACCACAATTTTCAAAAACAATGTAGAATATATGAAGCTACATCAATATAAACCAAAAATCAATCTTTAATATAAACTTAAGAACCTTGTACGCGGAGGAGACAGTAGCAAAACCACCACCCTTCTTACCGCGACCGCCTATGAACGTACATTATAAACAAGCATAGATTAGTACCAAGACGATCACAAGGCAACATGACGGGACAATACTCGATGGCTAAACATAGACTATCGGCGACATGAGCTGTGCTGTAAAACATATAGTAGAGTggccgaacaggctttaggttacttttcgctcatgtcgtcttgGACataggtatatttggtatcagtacattcagtatgatgtcctgaacacaaataaatatttgatgacatatatatatttggtGGGGGTCCACTGCTTTCGCGCTTGACATCGCCAGTTTTTGAGACATTTGGTACcacacatggtatgtttaaaaaaaaagtaaaaaaaaatatactgccgactttatgacatCACAGCAACTACcgccaccactttcgcgcttgtcatctcatatatttgtgttcaggacaccATACTGAATGCACtaataccaaatatacccatgtccgagacgacatgagcgaaaatcgttttctagaagacttctagacaaaaAACCGACCCTCTAATATTATGTTGACATTGACAAGGTAATGTGAAAGCGTGGAAGACTGACCCTAATTACCACTAAGTTGTAATCAGTAGATTCAGTAGTAGTAACAAGGGTTAATCTTAGGCATGATAGACGATACTGAAGCTACGCCGAAGGCAGTGAAGCAAATCCCTTTCAATGAATGTAAGTTTACCCTGTAGAGCGATGATACAGTCTGGAAGGCAGAACCCTTAGCACGCTTGCCTCCAGCGCCTTAAGTTGAAAAGTGACATGAGAAATAAACATTAATATGTCTTTGTAGACAATGATGCAAGTACATTCAATAGAATGATAGTGTGTAATTATCCTCTTTGCTAGGTCTTCTAGATTAGAAATAAACACAATGTGTGTTTATTTCTAATCTATTCGACGAAGCAACTcggataataaaattgtaatagaacTTCACTTatggtaagttcgtttaatcattAAGTATAATGAAATAATCCAAGATCACTGAAGTATTGATGTGATTTTGGTAAGTGACATTTGGGTTTTATATCACCCGTCTTGTGGTGTGTGATGATATTATATGTTCACAGAAGGTATGAATACAGCTCATGGTACCTGGTCACCTGTTTTCGTAGAGATCAAAATTGCTATAGGGGCTTATCGAAATCAGTAttaaaaattatcatttaaaaaatcaatTGAATCCTTATCTGAGTAAAAGTTATTGATACGTACCCTTGCCGCCACCGGCATCAGCACCACCGGACTGACCAGGATGGTCAGCGAAGATCTCAATCAACAGTTTGTTGGTGCCCTTCTTGAACTGGTCTACGACAGTGTCGTTAAGGGGGTCCTTGTTCTTCTCAAGCCAGCCTGAGATGTTGTAACCGACCTGTTTAAGGAGGGTGGGTGAATTAAGGTGGTGGGTAGTGAATGACTGAGTGAACTAATTTAGATACCAACATTAGCAATCATTTTATTTGCTAGATTTTCAAAAAGGATATAATTCAAAGGGAAGCTTACTTTCATTCTGTTGTTTAAGTAAAGAAAATGTTTATGAACCAAATATCAGCTCAATATAATTAAAAGTGAAGTGAAATGATCGTTGGTATTGTTGATGATAAAGATACTTACGTTGCCGGCATAATGGCCAATGGCGAAGTGGGCAGCCTGGCAGCCGGGCTTGGGAGGCTTGGGCTTCAGGAACGGAGGCGACTTGCCCAAGTGGTTGTTATTCAACTTCTCAACGAAGGTCTGATCGGTAGCTTTCGGGAACATAGATTCTTCCTCAAGGATGGAGAGGATACCCATGGGCTGGAAACGGACCGATGGCGTTAGAACACGAAGTACGGCTTGCTTATCTTCTGAAAATGCTACTTATGCCAAGTGTAGTTACTTTACGACTAAAATTGTATCATGAAATGTAAATTTTGATAGGACAAGCTATAATTATGTTCTTGGAGAGGAAATTTAAATACGAGTAGCTGTTGTTTCATCAAGATAAAGTCGATAATAAAATTCAagtgaataataaaaatgaggcaaaaggtacaaatttaatttaattataaatctgtaacaaaggaaaaaaaattaaaagagaaaTAAAGGTTTTAAATACTACTTTTGTGTAAAAGGGGGTTCTAGCGtgtatatttttgttaagcGTTATCGGTTAAGCGGCATGCATTCGTAGTTGTGTGCTTTTTTCTAATAgtgagtgtaattttattagctATATAACTTTGTACTGTATCTATAAAATAGTGCTTCTTTTTCCATAGCTTCACATATTTTTAGtgtctttttttattaaacttgaTTGCTGACTTTTTAGTTGTTAAAAATACTGGTATTACTGGTGCAGTTAATATAGCTAATtagcttaaaaaatatatgcttATTAACGGATTAGACTGATATTGTAGTTTTGCAAGTGTTCTATCGGCGGTGTGGGTACAGACCGTGATAAATATATCATAATgatcaatatttaataatatccaATAACACAGCAGCTAGTAAGGTGATTCaagaaatcaaagttttaattttatttactcaCCTCATTATTTTCATcctacctactaaaataataattagtaattaatttgaGAATTGTTTAATAACATTTAGTGGTCGCTACCACCAGTACCACCggtcaacttttttttttaatacgtactGCGATGTGGGATTATGGTTTGCTTTTATTATGTTCCATGataatatttatctattataatagtttatgtgactgctatatAATAAAAGGCGTAATTTACGATAATATCGCCTTCgtttaatttcatacattttgaaatgtCGGTAGCTATCCCTAAATatcaattcaaaaataaaataaaaaaatctagacTGTTTTCTAATACAATACATCCGTTTTAGAGGTTGagagtataaaaaataataataataataataacagcaaacttctccaaagggactctacgtgttggatgtgtatccccacgcacgcctatcaaatgaccgggatgtatatacccgtgagtttatacgagatacaaataataaaaatatcgtcTTTCTTTGATTTCACAAATTTTCATATGTCAGTAGCGACCCctaaatatcaatttaaaaatttataaaaaaaatagtgttttCTAATGCAAAAGATCATTTATAGAGATCATAGGtgagagtaaaaaaataaacatatatatttttttttcagtacaaGTTTAAATCAGCCTAACAGCTAGCCAGCATTCCTCACAGGCAGCAGATTCTATAGGGGTTGTTAGAGATTGTGAATACAGTATTATAGAATATGTCGATCATTTGATACAATAAAACAGCGTGTAAAGATTCGCAAGGATGCTGCTTTCATTAAAAATGCTTTTAGCCTCGATTGCTGAAAAGGATCGTGTGCGCAAAGCATTTGTTTATACCGCGGAGCAAGGGATCAGCCAGAGATGTACTTGCGGGAGACGTTTTCAGCCCCAAGCGTCGTCTAATCGCGCCTATCGTAAGCTATACTGGATTCTAATACCTTTTCTATTAAGTCTATAGTCGCTTGAAGATCCATACCAAAATCTATGAAGGTCCATTGGATCCCTTCACGTTCATACTCTTCTTGCTCTAACACGAACATGAAATGGTTAAAGTATTGTtgtaatttttcgttcgtaaaATTAACGCATAGCTGATTAAACCCGTTCATCTGGATCGTGATACAtggaaaaaataattgtatCTGTTAAACAACTAACATTGTTTGTGTGGAAACGATGGCCGTTGGTgtgagaaaatattaaaaataaaaacaaagaacaCAGATAACACAGAACACATATAACACGTTGCATTGGTGGGTAGCTCGAATGAAGTAACGAatggaattaaattttaagtaaaaGTTCTATGGCTACTTCTTTCGGGCACCCTGTGGCATGAGGCAAGCTCTTGTTGTTGCGTTTT
The window above is part of the Cydia strobilella chromosome 12, ilCydStro3.1, whole genome shotgun sequence genome. Proteins encoded here:
- the LOC134746024 gene encoding myosin heavy chain, muscle isoform X18, with product MPKPIVQEGDDPDPTPYLFVSLEQKRIDQSKPYDGKKACWVPDEKEGFLQGEIKATKGDLVTVGLPGGETKDFKKDLVGQVNPPKYEKCEDMSNLTYLNDASVLYNLKQRYYHKLIYTYSGLFCVAINPYKRFPVYTTRCARLYRGKRRSEVPPHIFAISDGAYVNMLTNHENQSMLITGESGAGKTENTKKVIAYFATVGASQKKDPNQEKKGSLEDQVVQTNPVLEAFGNAKTVRNDNSSRFGKFIRIHFGPSGKLAGADIETYLLEKARVISQQALERSYHIFYQMMSGSVDGLKTKCFLSNDIYDYYNVSQGKITIPNMDDGEECQLTDQAFDILGFTQEEKDNVYKITAAVMHMGGMKFKQRGREEQAEADGMEEGERVAKLLGVDCQDLYKNLLKPRIKVGNEFVTQGRNKDQVTNSVGALCKGVFDRLFKWLVKKCNETLDTKQKRQHFIGVLDIAGFEIFDFNGFEQLCINFTNEKLQQFFNHHMFVLEQEEYKKEGINWAFIDFGMDLLACIDLIEKPMGILSILEEESMFPKATDQTFVEKLNNNHLGKSPPFLKPKPPKPGCQAAHFAIGHYAGNVGYNISGWLEKNKDPLNDTVVDQFKKGTNKLLIEIFADHPGQSGGADAGGGKGGRGKKGGGFATVSSAYKEQLNNLMTTLRSTQPHFVRCIIPNELKQPGLIDSHLVMHQLTCNGVLEGIRICRKGFPNRMVYPDFKLRYMILAPAIMTNEKDPKEAARKCLESVELDPESYRIGHTKVFFRAGVLGQMEEMRDDRLSKIVSWLQAYIRGYLSRKEYKKLQEQRVALQVVQRNLRKYLQLRTWPWWKLWQKVKPLLNVSRIEDEIAKLEEKANKAIEALEKEEKLRKELEVLNAKLLEEKTALLGSLEGEKGSLSEVQERAAKLQAQKSDMESQLRDTQDRLTQEEDARNQLFQNKKKLEQEVSGLKKDVEDLELAVQKSEQDKATKDHQIRNLNDEIAHQDELINKLNKEKKMQGESNQKTGEELQAAEDKVNHLNKVKQKLEQTLDELEDSLEREKKLRGDVEKQRRKVEGDLKLTQEAVADLERNKKELEQTIQRKDKEISSLTAKLEDEQSLVSKLQKQIKELQARIEELEEEVESERQARAKAEKQRADLARELEELGERLEEAGGATSAQIELNKKREAELSKLRRDLEEANIQHESTLANLRKKHNDSVAEMGEQLDQLNKLKAKAEKERSQYFSEVNDLRAGLDHVSNEKAAQEKIAKQLQHQLNEVQNKADEANRTLNDLDAAKKKMSIENSDLLRQLEEAESQVSQLSKIKVSLTTQLEDTKRLADEEARERATLLGKFRNLEHDLDNIREQVEEEAEGKADLQRQLSKANAEGQIWRSKYESEGVARSEELEEAKRKLQARLAEAEETIESLNQKVVALEKTKQRLATEVEDLQLEVDRATAIANAAEKKQKAFDKIIGEWKLKVDDLAAELDASQKECRNYSTELFRLKGAYEEGQEQLEAVRRENKNLADEVKDLLDQIGEGGRNIHEIEKARKRLEAEKDELQAALEEAESALEQEENKVLRAQLELSQVRQEIDRRIQEKEEEFENTRKNHQRALDSMQASLEAEAKGKAEALRMKKKLEADINELEIALDHANKANAEAQKNIKRYQAQIKDLQTALEEEQRARDDAREQLGISERRANALQNELEESRTLLEQADRARRQAEQELGDAHEQLNELSAQSASLSAAKRKLESELQTLHADLDELLNEAKNSEEKAKKAMVDAARLADELRAEQEHAQTQEKLRKALEQQIKELQVRLDEAEANALKGGKKAIQKLEQRVRELENELDGEQRRHADAQKNLRKSERRIKELTFQAEEDRKNHERMQDLVDKLQQKIKTYKRQIEEAEEIAALNLAKFRKAQQELEEAEERADLAEQAISKFRGKGRAGSAARGVSPAPQRPRPAFDGFGTFPPRFDLANDDF